Proteins encoded together in one Onychomys torridus chromosome 1, mOncTor1.1, whole genome shotgun sequence window:
- the Clns1a gene encoding methylosome subunit pICln isoform X1: protein MSFLKSFPPPTSEDGLRLQQPDTEAVLNGKGLGTGTLYIAESRLSWLDGSGLGFSLEYPTISLHAVSRDLSAYPQEHLYVMVNAKFGVEAMFTAMCECQALHPDPEDEDSDDYDGEEYDVEAHEQGQGDIPTFYTYEEGLSHLTAEGQATLERLEGMLSQSVSSQYNMAGVRTEDSVRDYEDGMEVDTTPTVAGQFEDADVDH, encoded by the exons ATGAGCTTCCTCAAAAGCTTCCCGCCGCCTACGTCGGAAGACGGGCTCCGACTGCAGCAGCCAGACACCGAGGCTGTGCTGAACGGGAAGGGGCTCGGCACCGGCACCCTTTACATTGCGGAGAG CCGCCTGTCTTGGTTAGATGGTTCTGGATTAGGATTCTCACTGGAATACCCCACCATTAGTTTACATGCGGTTTCCAGGGACCTAAGTGCTTATCCTCAAGAGCATTTGTATGTTATGGTGAATGCCAAATTTGGAG TGGAGGCGATGTTCACTGCAATGTGTGAATGCCAGGCCTTGCATCCAGATCCTGAGGATGAAGATTCTGATGATTATGATGGAGAAGAGTATGATGTGGAAGCACATG aaCAAGGACAGGGGGACATCCCTACATTTTATACCTATGAAGAAGGATTATCCCACTTAACTGCAGAAGGGCAAGCCACATTGGAGAGACTAGAGGGGATGCTTTCTCAGTCTGTGAGCAGCCAGTATAATATGGCAGGAGTCCGGACAGAAGATTCAGTAAGAGATTATGAAG ATGGCATGGAAGTAGATACCACACCAACTGTTGCTGGACAGTTTGAGGATGCAGATGTTGATCACTGA
- the Clns1a gene encoding methylosome subunit pICln isoform X2, whose protein sequence is MSFLKSFPPPTSEDGLRLQQPDTEAVLNGKGLGTGTLYIAESRLSWLDGSGLGFSLEYPTISLHAVSRDLSAYPQEHLYVMVNAKFGEESKESVSDEDEEDSDNDVEPITEFRFVPGDKSALEAMFTAMCECQALHPDPEDEDSDDYDGEEYDVEAHEQGQGDIPTFYTYEEGLSHLTAEGQATLERLEGMLSQSVSSQYNMAGVRTEDSVRDYEDGMEVDTTPTVAGQFEDADVDH, encoded by the exons ATGAGCTTCCTCAAAAGCTTCCCGCCGCCTACGTCGGAAGACGGGCTCCGACTGCAGCAGCCAGACACCGAGGCTGTGCTGAACGGGAAGGGGCTCGGCACCGGCACCCTTTACATTGCGGAGAG CCGCCTGTCTTGGTTAGATGGTTCTGGATTAGGATTCTCACTGGAATACCCCACCATTAGTTTACATGCGGTTTCCAGGGACCTAAGTGCTTATCCTCAAGAGCATTTGTATGTTATGGTGAATGCCAAATTTGGAG AAGAATCAAAAGAATCTGTCTCTGATGAAGATGAGGAAGACAGTGATAATGATGTTGAACCCATTACTGAATTTAGATTTGTGCCCGGTGATAAGTCAGCAC TGGAGGCGATGTTCACTGCAATGTGTGAATGCCAGGCCTTGCATCCAGATCCTGAGGATGAAGATTCTGATGATTATGATGGAGAAGAGTATGATGTGGAAGCACATG aaCAAGGACAGGGGGACATCCCTACATTTTATACCTATGAAGAAGGATTATCCCACTTAACTGCAGAAGGGCAAGCCACATTGGAGAGACTAGAGGGGATGCTTTCTCAGTCTGTGAGCAGCCAGTATAATATGGCAGGAGTCCGGACAGAAGATTCAGTAAGAGATTATGAAG ATGGCATGGAAGTAGATACCACACCAACTGTTGCTGGACAGTTTGAGGATGCAGATGTTGATCACTGA